From Curtobacterium sp. SGAir0471, the proteins below share one genomic window:
- a CDS encoding MFS transporter — MNSRRAFLVWGVAVLAYVLAVVQRSSLGVSGVDAQDRFAVSAAVLSTLAVVQIAVYAGLQIPVGIALDRVGPRKLVLLGAALLVVGQAVVAFSPTIGPAIAGRVLVGAGDAMTFISVIRLVPMWFTGRILPQISQWTGNLGQIGQVLSAFPFAVLLHTAGWTPAFGVAAAASLVGLVLAVVFVRNGPVAVRTDTIPLPLPHSWRGAFRTFGHALRRPGTQLGFWSHYVTQSSGTVFSLLWGVPMLRGLGYTPSEAAGFLAVIVVTGFVVGPVLGVLCARFPLRRSNLVLGIVLALGVVWTAVLLWPGHPPTWLLVLLVLAMGVGGPGSLIGFDFARSFNPVGSLGSANGVVNVGGFLAAFVMMFLIGTLLDAVSGVTGRTVFAWENFRVALTVQYVVVGFGVVMLLLARRRTRREMHAQDGIRVGPLWVALVARLRKKAVQ, encoded by the coding sequence GTGAACTCCCGCCGTGCCTTCCTCGTCTGGGGCGTCGCGGTGCTCGCCTACGTCCTCGCCGTCGTCCAGCGCTCGTCGCTCGGTGTCTCCGGGGTCGACGCGCAGGACCGCTTCGCGGTCTCGGCGGCGGTCCTGTCCACGCTCGCGGTGGTGCAGATCGCCGTGTACGCCGGCCTGCAGATCCCGGTCGGCATCGCGCTCGACCGGGTCGGCCCGCGGAAGCTCGTCCTGCTCGGCGCCGCGCTGCTCGTGGTCGGGCAGGCCGTCGTCGCGTTCTCGCCGACCATCGGTCCGGCCATCGCGGGCCGAGTGCTCGTCGGGGCGGGCGACGCGATGACGTTCATCTCGGTGATCCGCCTCGTCCCGATGTGGTTCACCGGGCGGATCCTGCCGCAGATCTCGCAGTGGACGGGCAACCTCGGTCAGATCGGGCAGGTGCTGTCGGCCTTCCCGTTCGCCGTGCTGCTGCACACCGCGGGGTGGACCCCGGCGTTCGGGGTCGCCGCGGCTGCGAGCCTGGTCGGTCTCGTGCTGGCGGTCGTCTTCGTCCGCAACGGACCCGTCGCGGTGCGCACGGACACCATCCCGCTGCCCCTGCCGCACTCGTGGCGCGGGGCCTTCCGCACGTTCGGGCACGCGCTCCGTCGCCCCGGCACGCAGCTCGGGTTCTGGTCCCACTACGTCACGCAGTCGTCCGGCACGGTGTTCTCGCTGCTCTGGGGCGTCCCGATGCTGCGCGGCCTCGGCTACACCCCGTCCGAGGCCGCGGGCTTCCTCGCCGTGATCGTCGTCACGGGCTTCGTCGTGGGGCCGGTGCTCGGCGTGCTGTGCGCCCGGTTCCCGCTCCGCCGGTCGAACCTGGTGCTCGGCATCGTCCTGGCGCTCGGCGTGGTCTGGACGGCAGTGCTGCTCTGGCCGGGCCACCCGCCGACGTGGCTGCTCGTGCTGCTCGTGCTCGCGATGGGCGTCGGTGGCCCCGGGTCCCTGATCGGCTTCGACTTCGCCCGCAGCTTCAATCCCGTCGGCTCGCTCGGTTCCGCGAACGGGGTCGTGAACGTCGGGGGGTTCCTGGCCGCCTTCGTGATGATGTTCCTCATCGGGACGCTGCTCGACGCCGTGTCGGGCGTGACGGGTCGCACGGTGTTCGCCTGGGAGAACTTCCGCGTCGCGCTCACCGTGCAGTACGTCGTGGTCGGGTTCGGCGTCGTCATGCTGCTGCTCGCCCGCAGACGGACCCGGCGGGAGATGCACGCACAGGACGGAATACGGGTGGGCCCGCTCTGGGTTGCACTCGTTGCGCGCCTGCGGAAGAAGGCCGTGCAATAA
- the lpdA gene encoding dihydrolipoyl dehydrogenase, whose product MTEQTYDVVVLGGGSGGYAAALRAAELGMSVALIEGDKLGGTCLHRGCIPTKALLHAAEVADATRDAEKYGVVAEFAGVEVPKVIDYQQGVISSKYKGLQGLVKARGITVVEGWGRLTSQNTVQVGDQTVTGKNVVLATGSYSKSLPGLEIGGRVITSETALKMDYVPNKVVILGGGVIGVEFASVWKSFGAEVTIVEGLPHLIPAEDESMSKQLERAFRKRGIEFSLGVRFDHVDQHENGVVVTLEDGKTYEGDVLLVAVGRGPLTQNMGFDEVGVAMDRGFVTTNERLATNLPNVYAVGDIVPGLQLAHRGFQQGIFVAEEIAGLNPVVISDTNIPKVTYSDPEVASVGLSQAKAEEQYGKDKVDFYEYNLAGNGRSHIIGTSGAVKVVRVVDGPVVGVSMIGARVGELIGEAQLAVNWEAHPEDVAPLVHAHPTQNEALGEAFLHLAGKPLHAL is encoded by the coding sequence GTGACGGAACAGACTTACGACGTCGTGGTCCTCGGTGGCGGCAGTGGTGGCTACGCCGCTGCGCTCCGAGCCGCTGAGCTCGGCATGAGCGTCGCGCTCATCGAGGGAGACAAGCTCGGAGGGACCTGCCTGCACCGCGGCTGCATCCCCACCAAGGCGCTGCTCCACGCCGCCGAGGTCGCCGACGCAACCCGCGACGCGGAGAAGTACGGCGTCGTCGCCGAGTTCGCCGGCGTCGAGGTGCCGAAGGTCATCGACTACCAGCAGGGCGTCATCAGCTCGAAGTACAAGGGCCTGCAGGGGCTCGTGAAGGCCCGCGGCATCACCGTCGTCGAGGGCTGGGGCCGCCTGACCTCGCAGAACACCGTGCAGGTCGGCGACCAGACCGTGACCGGCAAGAACGTCGTGCTCGCCACGGGTTCCTACTCGAAGTCACTGCCGGGCCTCGAGATCGGCGGCCGCGTGATCACGTCCGAGACCGCATTGAAGATGGACTACGTGCCGAACAAGGTCGTCATCCTCGGTGGTGGCGTCATCGGTGTCGAGTTCGCCAGCGTCTGGAAGTCCTTCGGCGCCGAGGTGACCATCGTCGAGGGCCTCCCCCACCTCATCCCCGCCGAGGACGAGTCGATGTCGAAGCAGCTCGAGCGCGCGTTCCGCAAGCGCGGCATCGAGTTCTCGCTCGGTGTCCGCTTCGACCACGTCGACCAGCACGAGAACGGCGTGGTCGTCACGCTCGAGGACGGCAAGACCTACGAGGGCGACGTGCTCCTCGTCGCGGTCGGCCGTGGCCCGCTGACGCAGAACATGGGCTTCGACGAGGTCGGCGTCGCGATGGACCGCGGGTTCGTCACCACGAACGAGCGCCTCGCCACCAACCTGCCGAACGTCTACGCCGTCGGCGACATCGTCCCCGGCCTGCAGCTCGCGCACCGCGGCTTCCAGCAGGGCATCTTCGTCGCCGAGGAGATCGCGGGCCTGAACCCCGTCGTGATCTCGGACACGAACATCCCGAAGGTCACCTACTCCGACCCCGAGGTCGCGTCGGTCGGTCTCTCCCAGGCCAAGGCCGAGGAGCAGTACGGCAAGGACAAGGTCGACTTCTACGAGTACAACCTCGCGGGCAACGGCCGCAGCCACATCATCGGGACCTCGGGTGCCGTCAAGGTCGTCCGCGTCGTCGACGGCCCGGTCGTCGGTGTCTCGATGATCGGCGCGCGCGTCGGCGAGCTCATCGGTGAGGCGCAGCTCGCGGTGAACTGGGAGGCGCACCCGGAGGACGTCGCACCGCTCGTCCACGCCCACCCGACGCAGAACGAGGCGCTGGGCGAGGCCTTCCTCCACCTCGCGGGCAAGCCGCTGCACGCGCTGTGA
- a CDS encoding DUF4191 family protein, with protein MARSTPQATTAKEPGRLKQMYQVFTMTRRADPKSVWWFLLAFVGPVVAGVLLALLLPGQNWLAITLWIVAGVLLGVLLFLIVLGRLAERAAYSQIAGQPGAVGAVLSNSLRRQWRSSEMPVAVHGRSQAAVYRAVGTPGVVLITEGQRGNLKRQVDEERRKVQRIVPNVPVHVVHVDDDEDGVTLHKLPRAMNKYKKALNRNEVLAVANRLDSLTHSPAAAIPKGMDPMRARAGRPR; from the coding sequence ATGGCACGCAGCACTCCCCAAGCAACGACGGCGAAGGAGCCGGGTCGTCTCAAGCAGATGTACCAGGTCTTCACGATGACCCGTCGGGCCGACCCGAAGTCCGTCTGGTGGTTCCTGCTGGCGTTCGTCGGCCCCGTCGTGGCGGGCGTGCTGCTCGCGCTGCTCCTGCCGGGGCAGAACTGGCTGGCGATCACGCTGTGGATCGTTGCCGGCGTGCTGCTCGGTGTGCTGCTCTTCCTCATCGTCCTCGGCCGCCTGGCCGAGCGTGCCGCGTACTCGCAGATCGCCGGGCAGCCCGGTGCCGTGGGAGCGGTCCTGTCGAACTCCTTGCGTCGTCAGTGGCGTTCGAGCGAGATGCCCGTCGCGGTGCACGGTCGGTCGCAGGCCGCCGTCTACCGTGCGGTGGGCACCCCCGGCGTCGTGCTCATCACCGAGGGGCAGCGCGGCAACCTGAAGCGCCAGGTGGACGAGGAGCGCCGCAAGGTCCAGCGGATCGTCCCGAACGTCCCGGTGCACGTGGTCCACGTGGACGACGACGAGGACGGCGTGACGCTGCACAAGCTGCCCCGGGCGATGAACAAGTACAAGAAGGCGCTCAACCGGAACGAGGTCCTGGCGGTCGCGAACCGTCTCGACTCCCTGACGCACAGCCCGGCCGCGGCGATCCCGAAGGGCATGGACCCGATGCGGGCGCGTGCCGGCCGACCGCGCTGA
- a CDS encoding proteasome assembly chaperone family protein, with protein sequence MGTVNHPEDLYSAPDGAPTVPAGLHLVAGLTGFVDAGGAVAQVAASILDGLEHELVAEFDPDVLLDWRARRPVITFEHDHITAVEPPRLALHLVRDELGQPFLFLTGYEPDFQWNRFVDAVTGLAERLHVADTTWLQAIPMPVPHTRPISLTVSGTRADLIEQMSVWKPETQAPANVLHLVEHRLTQLGEQVTGLVLLVPHYLGDTEFPDAAVTALSSISAATGLIFPTDALRESDREFRTRVDEQVAGNPELQRLVGVLEERHDTYMEGNPVASPLTNVDGEVPTADAIAAELERFLADRRSDGDAPTD encoded by the coding sequence ATGGGGACGGTGAACCACCCCGAGGACCTGTACTCCGCTCCCGACGGCGCGCCGACCGTCCCGGCCGGGCTGCACCTGGTCGCGGGCCTGACCGGCTTCGTTGACGCGGGCGGTGCCGTCGCGCAGGTCGCGGCGTCGATCCTCGACGGCCTCGAGCACGAGCTGGTCGCTGAGTTCGACCCGGACGTCCTGCTCGACTGGCGTGCCCGCCGTCCGGTCATCACGTTCGAGCACGACCACATCACCGCCGTCGAGCCGCCGCGTCTGGCCCTCCACCTGGTGCGCGACGAGCTCGGGCAGCCGTTCCTCTTCCTCACCGGGTACGAGCCCGACTTCCAGTGGAACCGCTTCGTCGACGCGGTCACGGGGCTCGCCGAGCGCCTGCACGTGGCCGACACCACCTGGCTGCAGGCCATCCCGATGCCCGTCCCGCACACGCGCCCGATCAGCCTGACGGTGTCGGGGACGCGTGCCGACCTCATCGAGCAGATGAGCGTCTGGAAGCCGGAGACCCAGGCACCCGCGAACGTCCTGCACCTGGTCGAGCACCGGCTGACGCAGCTGGGCGAGCAGGTCACCGGGCTCGTCCTGCTCGTCCCGCACTACCTCGGCGACACCGAGTTCCCCGACGCCGCGGTCACCGCGCTGTCCAGCATCTCGGCGGCGACCGGCCTGATCTTCCCGACCGACGCCCTGCGTGAGTCGGACCGCGAGTTCCGTACCCGCGTCGACGAGCAGGTCGCGGGCAACCCCGAGCTGCAGCGCCTGGTCGGCGTGCTCGAGGAGCGGCACGACACCTACATGGAGGGCAACCCGGTCGCGTCGCCCCTCACGAACGTCGACGGCGAGGTCCCGACCGCCGACGCCATCGCGGCCGAGCTCGAGCGCTTCCTGGCCGACCGTCGGTCCGACGGCGACGCACCGACCGACTGA
- a CDS encoding leucyl aminopeptidase: MVRPTLSTTTSTPSDVAADVLVLGVRAGTDGGSPAIVPSATGALDALADLDLGSIGVTGAKDQLVRLPGTGVAATGIALVGLGSTVDAASVRAAAGSAVRQLPQVSSIALALPTDSAELVDAALEGAALGSYAFTRHKGTGTTAPTRGDQRIEVVAPADTAADTTVRPAIVADAAALVRDLVNTAAGDLGPADVADVAVAQAEGLPLTVEVLDEQQLEEQGFGGILGVGRGSERPPRLVVVRYEPASAAKHLALVGKGITFDSGGLSLKPAASMLGMKTDMTGAATVLAATIAAARLGLDTRVTAWLCLAENMPSGSATRPGDVLTLKNGKTVEVTNTDAEGRLVLGDGMAAASLEQPDAIVDVATLTGAQVVALGDRTTGLMGSDDLVARVRAVADAVAEPIWPMPLPEELDARLASDVADMVNATVGNPAGGMLLAGKFLERFVGEGIPWAHLDIAGPSEHKGGGYGWLGKGATGVMVRTLIGLAEELQSR; encoded by the coding sequence ATGGTCCGACCGACGCTCTCCACCACCACCTCGACCCCCTCCGACGTCGCCGCCGACGTCCTCGTGCTCGGCGTCCGCGCGGGCACCGACGGCGGCTCCCCCGCGATCGTCCCCTCGGCCACCGGGGCGCTCGACGCCCTCGCCGACCTCGACCTCGGGTCCATCGGCGTCACCGGCGCGAAGGACCAGCTCGTCCGCCTGCCCGGGACCGGCGTCGCCGCCACCGGCATCGCACTCGTCGGCCTGGGCTCGACGGTCGACGCGGCGTCCGTCCGGGCCGCCGCCGGCAGCGCCGTCCGACAGCTGCCCCAGGTGTCGTCGATCGCGCTCGCACTCCCCACCGACAGCGCCGAGCTCGTCGACGCCGCCCTCGAGGGCGCGGCACTCGGTTCCTACGCCTTCACCCGCCACAAGGGCACGGGCACGACCGCCCCGACGCGGGGCGACCAGCGCATCGAGGTCGTCGCACCGGCCGACACCGCCGCCGACACCACCGTCCGCCCGGCGATCGTCGCGGACGCGGCAGCGCTCGTCCGCGACCTCGTGAACACGGCCGCCGGTGACCTCGGTCCGGCGGACGTCGCCGACGTCGCGGTCGCCCAGGCGGAGGGCCTGCCGCTCACCGTCGAGGTCCTCGACGAGCAGCAGCTCGAGGAGCAGGGCTTCGGCGGCATCCTCGGCGTCGGGCGCGGGTCGGAGCGACCGCCGCGCCTGGTCGTCGTCCGCTACGAACCGGCGTCGGCCGCGAAGCACCTCGCCCTCGTCGGCAAGGGCATCACCTTCGACTCCGGCGGCCTCTCGCTGAAGCCCGCCGCGTCGATGCTCGGCATGAAGACCGACATGACCGGCGCCGCGACCGTGCTCGCCGCGACGATCGCCGCCGCGCGCCTCGGGCTCGACACCAGGGTCACCGCCTGGCTCTGCCTCGCCGAGAACATGCCGTCCGGCTCCGCGACGCGCCCCGGCGACGTGCTCACGCTCAAGAACGGCAAGACCGTCGAGGTCACCAACACCGACGCCGAGGGTCGACTCGTCCTCGGTGACGGCATGGCCGCCGCCTCGCTCGAGCAGCCCGACGCGATCGTCGACGTCGCGACGCTCACCGGTGCGCAGGTCGTCGCACTCGGCGACCGCACCACCGGCCTGATGGGCAGCGACGACCTGGTCGCCCGTGTCCGTGCGGTCGCCGACGCCGTGGCCGAGCCGATCTGGCCGATGCCGCTGCCCGAGGAGCTCGACGCGCGACTCGCCAGCGACGTGGCCGACATGGTCAACGCGACGGTCGGCAACCCGGCAGGCGGCATGCTCCTCGCCGGCAAGTTCCTCGAGCGCTTCGTCGGCGAGGGCATCCCGTGGGCGCACCTCGACATCGCCGGGCCCTCCGAGCACAAGGGCGGCGGGTACGGCTGGCTCGGCAAGGGAGCGACCGGCGTCATGGTCCGGACGCTCATCGGGCTCGCAGAAGAGCTCCAGTCCAGGTAG
- the sucB gene encoding 2-oxoglutarate dehydrogenase, E2 component, dihydrolipoamide succinyltransferase, with amino-acid sequence MSESVNLPALGESVTEGTVTRWLKNVGDRVEVDEPLLEVSTDKVDTEIPSPIAGVVEEILVQEDETVEVGTALVKIGDGSGSGSDGGSSDEQGADQDAAAAEQSEPETAPSTEQGEEQKAPEPQRADPTPDGQTQPAAPQAPSAPPVPQAAPVPPPAAVPAAVPAPAAAPAPAAAPAPAAAPAASGATASASVPNPNQDASASGYVTPLVRKLANEQGVDLSTVTGSGVGGRIRKEDVLAAAAKASSAGSSAPAAAAAGPFVAETSPLRGTREKMSRLRKVVAERAVQSMTSTAQLTSVVEVDVTKVAQFRDANKAEFLEKTGSKLSFMPFFALAASEALKAHPKINSTVEGDEIVYPDHENVSIAVDTERGLLTPVIKDASGLSLADFSKAIADLAERTRNNQLKPDELAGGTFTLTNTGSRGALFDTPVVFLPQSAILGTGIVTKRPAVVKVDGQEAIAVRSFVYLALSYDHRIIDGADASRYLVAVKNRLEEGNFGPNLGY; translated from the coding sequence ATGAGCGAATCCGTCAACCTCCCGGCGCTCGGCGAGAGCGTCACCGAGGGCACGGTCACCCGATGGCTGAAGAACGTCGGTGACCGGGTCGAGGTCGACGAGCCGCTGCTCGAGGTCTCGACCGACAAGGTCGACACCGAGATCCCGTCGCCGATCGCCGGCGTCGTCGAGGAGATCCTCGTCCAGGAGGACGAGACCGTCGAGGTCGGCACCGCGCTGGTGAAGATCGGCGACGGTTCCGGCTCGGGTTCCGACGGCGGTTCCTCCGACGAGCAGGGTGCGGACCAGGACGCCGCTGCCGCCGAGCAGAGCGAGCCGGAGACGGCTCCGAGCACCGAGCAGGGCGAGGAGCAGAAGGCTCCGGAGCCGCAGCGCGCCGACCCGACCCCGGACGGTCAGACCCAGCCGGCCGCACCGCAGGCACCGTCGGCTCCCCCGGTCCCGCAGGCTGCTCCGGTCCCGCCGCCCGCCGCCGTCCCGGCCGCGGTCCCGGCTCCGGCTGCCGCGCCGGCCCCGGCCGCCGCACCGGCCCCGGCCGCTGCTCCGGCCGCCTCGGGTGCGACCGCCTCGGCGTCGGTGCCCAACCCGAACCAGGACGCCTCGGCCTCCGGCTACGTCACGCCGCTCGTCCGCAAGCTCGCCAACGAGCAGGGTGTCGACCTGTCGACCGTCACCGGCTCCGGTGTCGGTGGCCGCATCCGCAAGGAGGACGTGCTCGCCGCCGCCGCGAAGGCGTCGTCCGCCGGTTCGTCGGCTCCGGCCGCCGCTGCCGCCGGTCCGTTCGTGGCCGAGACCTCGCCGCTCCGCGGAACCCGCGAGAAGATGTCGCGCCTCCGCAAGGTCGTCGCCGAGCGAGCCGTGCAGTCGATGACCTCGACCGCGCAGCTCACCAGTGTCGTCGAGGTCGACGTGACGAAGGTCGCGCAGTTCCGTGACGCGAACAAGGCGGAGTTCCTCGAGAAGACCGGTTCGAAGCTCAGCTTCATGCCGTTCTTCGCCCTCGCGGCGTCCGAGGCGCTCAAGGCGCACCCGAAGATCAACTCCACGGTCGAGGGCGACGAGATCGTCTACCCGGACCACGAGAACGTCTCGATCGCGGTCGACACCGAGCGCGGTCTGCTGACGCCGGTCATCAAGGACGCCTCGGGCCTGTCGCTCGCCGACTTCTCGAAGGCGATCGCGGACCTCGCCGAGCGCACTCGGAACAACCAGCTCAAGCCGGACGAGCTCGCCGGCGGCACCTTCACGCTGACCAACACCGGTTCGCGTGGCGCGCTGTTCGACACCCCCGTCGTGTTCCTGCCGCAGTCGGCGATCCTCGGCACGGGCATCGTGACGAAGCGCCCGGCGGTCGTCAAGGTCGACGGGCAGGAGGCGATCGCGGTCCGTTCGTTCGTCTATCTGGCCCTGTCGTACGACCACCGGATCATCGACGGTGCGGATGCGTCGCGGTACCTCGTCGCGGTGAAGAACCGCCTCGAGGAGGGCAACTTCGGCCCGAACCTCGGGTACTGA